The sequence GGGTTGCGGTCGTATCCGACGACGGTGTGGCCCGCGCGGCGGATCCGCTCGCGCATGTTGCCGCCCATTTTGCCGAGGCCGACGAGACCGAGCTCCATCAGTTGTGTTCCTTAGGGTCGCTGCTGGCGTCTGGGGCACGGGAGTGCCGCCCCGAGCCTAAACGGCCCCGCTCACGCACAGTTGTGGGCTCCGGCGCTCATCCGGCGCCACCTGGCGGCGGTGCCGGACGCCCTCGTGGACGCCCGGCACCGTGCACACCTGTGGACGACGCTCGGCCGCGGTCAGCCGCTGAGCCGCACCGGCATGATCAGGTACTTGTAGGCCTCGTCGGCCTCCGCGTCCAGCGCCGGCTTGCCGCTGAGCAGCGCGGGCTTCGTGGACGTGGTGAACGACAGCTGCGCCACCGGCGAGTCGATGGCGCTCAGGCCGTCCAGCAGGAACGTCGGGTTGAAGGCGATCGAGATGTCGTCGCCCTCCAGCTGCGCGTCGACCCGCTCCACAGCCTGTGCGTCGTCGCTGGAACCGGCCTCCAGGATCAGCACGCCCTGCTCGAAGCTGAGCCGCACCGGGGTGTTCCGCTCGGCCACCAGCGCGACACGCTTGACGGCCTCCACGAACGGCGCCGTCTCGATCACCGCGACCGAGTTGAACTCGGTCGGGAACAGCGTCCGGTACTTGGGCAGGTCGCCCTCGAGCAGCCGGGTGGTCGTACGCCGGCCCGCGCCCTCGAAACCGATGAGGCCCTCGCCCGCGCCGGAGCCCGACAGGGCCAGCGTCACGCTGTCGCCCGCACCGAGCGACTTCGCGGTGTCCAGCAGCGTCTTGGCGGGCACCAGGGCGACCGCGGACGCCTCCGGGTTCTCCGGCTTCCACAGGAACTCGCGGACCGCGAACCGGTAGCGGTCGGTGGACGCCAGCGTCACCGTGTCGCCCTCGATCTCGATGCGCACACCGGTGAGCACGGGCAGCGTGTCGTCGCGGCCCGCGGCGATGGCCACCTGGGACACGGCGGCGGCGAAGACCTCGCCGGGCACGGTGCCGGTCGCGTTCGGCATCTGCGGCAGCGCCGGGTACTCCTCCACCGGGAGGGTGTGCAGCGTGAACCGGGACGATCCACAGACCACGGTCGCCCGTACACCGTCTGTGGAAATCTCCACCGGCCGGTTGGGCAGCGCACGCGAGATGTCGGCGAGCAGCCGGCCGGAGACCAGGACGGTGCCGTCCTCCTCGACCTCGGCGTCGACGCTCACCCGAGCGGACACCTCGTAGTCGAAGCTCGACAGGCTCAGCTGGCCGTCCTCGGCCTTCAGCAGCAGGCCGGCGAGCACAGGCGCCGGCGGACGGGCAGGCAGGCTGCGTGCCGCCCAGGCCACTGCCTCCGCCAGTACGTCGCGTTCCACCCGGATCTTCACCGTAAGCCGCCTCCTGCTGTTGCTTCTGAGTCCTCCGACTCGGTGTCACCGCCCATTGCGAAGGGAAGGACACCGGGGACCAGTCTGACGCACCGCACTGACAGTAGGTGCCCGTCGGGGTCAAGTCGGTCCGAGCGGCAGTCGGGCTCGAAACAGCGAGTTGTGCACAGCCCCCGCTTCAAAGCGATTGCCGAACTCTCTCTAGTTGGGAGTAGTAGTAGGGCCTGTGGATACCGTGGATAACCACGTTTGCCCAGCTCAGCGCCTGTTTTTTGTCCACCGGGCCTGTGTATGGAGGCGGTGGACAACCCGGGGTGTCTGTGGAGAACAGAAAGTTCTGCACACCTCGCCCACAGGACGAGGGCAGTTCTCCCCAGCTGTGTCCCCAGGAATACCCAGGTTTCCCACACCCCAACCCGGCACCTTTGTGTGACGCCTTTCACTCGACGCGGTGAGAGGGTGCGTCGCGTTGCCGAACAGTGGACAGCCATGTGGAGAAGCCCCGCCACACTGGGGACAACCGCCCCCAGCCTGTGGGTTGCCGGTGGACAACTTTCTGCACAGCCTGTGGATCATCTCGTCGTCCACAGCCTGTGGATCATCGTCGTCCACGATTCCACAGCCACCTGAGCTGCACCGACGCGATCTTCCCGCCCTCCCTGTGGACACAGCTCGGGACAACTTCACCATCCCCACCGTGTGGAAGAAAGAAAGTCCCCAAATCTGTGGAGGGCGGCCGTAACCCGGCGAGAAATCGAACAGCCGATGACGACCGGGGTGGCGAGTGGACCGCCCCGGCGGCGGTGACGGGCACCCCTGAGCACGGGAACCGAGCAGTCCGACGGTGCGGCTCCAGGTCGCTCCGGTGACCTCGGCGCCGCCTATGGAGGCGGCACTCGCCGGTGCTGGGGCGACCTGGAGCCGCACCGGGTCCGCCCCGGACGCCCCCGCCTCCCGGGACGCCCTCGTCTCCCGGGACGCCCCCCTGGGGACGCTCTGCCCCGCCCCAGAAGCCCGTACATACGAAAAGGCGCCCCCGGGACCCCAGTCCCGAAGACGCCCCCGACGCCAGGCCGGCCGAGCCCGGCGGCAGCTACCCGTTCTTGATCCGGTTCGTCAGCTCCGTCACCTGGTTGTAGATCGACCGGCGCTCGGCCATCAACGCCCTGATCTTCCGGTCGGCGTGCATGACGGTGGTGTGGTCGCGCCCGCCGAACTGCGCGCCGATCTTCGGCAGCGACAGATCCGTCAGCTCCCGGCACAGGTACATGGCGATCTGCCGGGCGGTGACCAGCGCCCGCCCCCGCGACGTCCCGCACAGATCCTCGACGGTCAGCCCGAAGTAGTCCGCGGTCGCCGCCATGATCGCCGTGGCCGTGATCTCCGGCGCGGAGTCCTCCCCGCCCGGGATCAGATCCTTCAGCACGATCTCGGTGAGCCCCAGATCCACCGGCTGCCGGTTGAGCGAGGCGAACGCCGTCACCCGGATCAGCGCGCCCTCCAGCTCACGGATGTTCCGCGAGATCCGGGACGCGATGAACTCCAGCACCTCCGGCGGCGCGTTGAGCTGCTCCTGGACCGCCTTCTTGCGCAGGATCGCGATCCGCGTCTCCAGCTCGGGCGGCTGCACGTCGGTGATCAGGCCCCACTCGAAGCGGTTGCGCAGCCGGTCCTCCAGCGTGACCAGCTGCTTGGGCGGCCGGTCGCTGGAGAGCACGATCTGCTTGTTGGCGTTGTGGAGCGTGTTGAAGGTGTGGAAGAACTCCTCCTGCGTCGACTCCTTGTCCGCGAGGAACTGGATGTCGTCGACGAGCAGGATGTCCATCTCCCGGTACCGCTTGCGGAAGCTGTCGCCCTTGCCGTCGCGGATGGAGTTGATGAACTCGTTGGTGAACTCCTCCGAGCTGACGTACCGCACCCGCGTGCCCGGGTAGAGGCTGCGCGCGTAATGCCCGATGGCGTGCAGCAGATGGGTCTTGCCGAGCCCCGACTCCCCGTAGATGAACAGGGGGTTGTACGCCTTCGCCGGCGCCTCCGCGACCGCCACCGCGGCCGCGTGCGCGAACCGGTTGGACGCGCCGATGACGAACGTGTCGAAGAGGTACTTCGGGTTCAGCCGCGCCGTCGGCTCACCGGGACCGCCCGGAGGTCCGGGCTTGGCGGCCGGTGCCCCGGACGTCCCCGCCGGGGAGCTGTCCGGCCGGCCGGTGCCGCCGCGGTGCGCGGGCCCGCCGCCCATCGGCTGCTCGGGCAGCTCACGGCGGACCGGGTCGCGCTGGTCGTACTCGGTGCGCGAGGTCTCGTAGTCGGGGCGGTCGTAGTCGGACCGCTCGTACTCCGGGCGCGGCTTGTCGTAGTCGGGGCGCGAGGGCTCGTACTCCCCGCGCTCACCCCGTTCCCCACGGTTTCCGCGGTCCCGGTCGCGCGGGCCGTCGTACTCGCCGTGCTGCTGCTCGTACGGCGGCCGGTCCATGCCCTGCTGGCGGTAGTCGTGGACCGGCGGGCCGTAGGGGTCCTGGGGGTGCCCGTGGGAGGACGGCGAGGCGTACGGGTCGCGCTCGGGGAAGCCGAGCCGCTGCTGCTGCCAGCCGTAGTCGTCCTGTCCGCCGCGCGGCCAGGCGCCGGGCTCCGGACGCTGGTACTCGCCGGGGTAGGCCGGGCGCGCCGTGGGCAACTGGTCGCCGCGCGAGGCCGGTTCGCCGCCCTGGTGCTGGTCCGCGCGGTGGCGGCCGTAGCCCTCGTACGACGGACCGGAGGGCAGCTCCGGCTCCTCGTAGCGCGAGGGGGCCGGCTGCGGCGCGCTCGGGGCCGGGGGCTCGCCCGCGGAGTCGTCGACGGTGATCGCGATCCGGATGGGTCGGCCGCACTCGCGGCTCAGCGTCTCGCTGACGACCGGTGCGAGACGGCCCTCCAGTACGTTCTTCGCGAATTCGTTCGGCACGGCGAGCAGAGCGGTGTCCGCGACCAGCGCGAGCGGCTGGCAGCGGCGGATCCAGTGCTCGTCCTTGACCTCGACACCCTGGCCGCGGCCCTCCCCGAGGAGCTGCTCCAGTAC is a genomic window of Streptomyces sp. WP-1 containing:
- the dnaN gene encoding DNA polymerase III subunit beta, with amino-acid sequence MKIRVERDVLAEAVAWAARSLPARPPAPVLAGLLLKAEDGQLSLSSFDYEVSARVSVDAEVEEDGTVLVSGRLLADISRALPNRPVEISTDGVRATVVCGSSRFTLHTLPVEEYPALPQMPNATGTVPGEVFAAAVSQVAIAAGRDDTLPVLTGVRIEIEGDTVTLASTDRYRFAVREFLWKPENPEASAVALVPAKTLLDTAKSLGAGDSVTLALSGSGAGEGLIGFEGAGRRTTTRLLEGDLPKYRTLFPTEFNSVAVIETAPFVEAVKRVALVAERNTPVRLSFEQGVLILEAGSSDDAQAVERVDAQLEGDDISIAFNPTFLLDGLSAIDSPVAQLSFTTSTKPALLSGKPALDAEADEAYKYLIMPVRLSG
- the dnaA gene encoding chromosomal replication initiator protein DnaA yields the protein MADVPADLAAVWPRVLEQLLGEGRGQGVEVKDEHWIRRCQPLALVADTALLAVPNEFAKNVLEGRLAPVVSETLSRECGRPIRIAITVDDSAGEPPAPSAPQPAPSRYEEPELPSGPSYEGYGRHRADQHQGGEPASRGDQLPTARPAYPGEYQRPEPGAWPRGGQDDYGWQQQRLGFPERDPYASPSSHGHPQDPYGPPVHDYRQQGMDRPPYEQQHGEYDGPRDRDRGNRGERGERGEYEPSRPDYDKPRPEYERSDYDRPDYETSRTEYDQRDPVRRELPEQPMGGGPAHRGGTGRPDSSPAGTSGAPAAKPGPPGGPGEPTARLNPKYLFDTFVIGASNRFAHAAAVAVAEAPAKAYNPLFIYGESGLGKTHLLHAIGHYARSLYPGTRVRYVSSEEFTNEFINSIRDGKGDSFRKRYREMDILLVDDIQFLADKESTQEEFFHTFNTLHNANKQIVLSSDRPPKQLVTLEDRLRNRFEWGLITDVQPPELETRIAILRKKAVQEQLNAPPEVLEFIASRISRNIRELEGALIRVTAFASLNRQPVDLGLTEIVLKDLIPGGEDSAPEITATAIMAATADYFGLTVEDLCGTSRGRALVTARQIAMYLCRELTDLSLPKIGAQFGGRDHTTVMHADRKIRALMAERRSIYNQVTELTNRIKNG